The Actinocatenispora sera genome has a window encoding:
- a CDS encoding transglycosylase domain-containing protein has translation MVDSPAPLVRRVLHAITGRRGRRRRPVGRYIRWFRRALAGFSAVVLAAGLVLVGWAISLPLPADPAQPQQSVLYYSDGRTVLARVGVVDRIAVPLSRVPVPVRRAVLAAEDRSFYTHGAVSGRGIGRALWSDVTGDGVEGASTITQQYVRNAYLTLDRTVSRKVREIVLAEKLERRYSKDQILGRYLNTIYFGRGAYGIDAAARAYFGVPVDELDTAQGMVLATVIKDPTNFDPAVDPAGARNRWRYVRAGMVSQHWLGVNEAARLRFPATTAPAGTGPVGPAGLIAQQVEWELERHGITAQQLRTGGLRVVTTIDRATQQRTETAVRQEAPAGLAVAVVSVDPRTGGIRAYHGNAKGFGYFDHADAPATPGAAFTPLVLASAFQHGLDRDRLWDGRSPQQFPDRNGVPLYNPGNAQCPRCTIDDAVAHSYGTVLYRVAQATDPVRIVHDVRAAGVAASYAGRPSLVDGPDDPQPALTRPAIALGEYPVSPADLASGYATLGNDGRALARHVVDSVRSSAGGTLYRAAPAGRRAFTAAAVQQTRDVTGRYPTTLANGQAPERVLYRTSVQQQGKRVRSGWAAGVDRGQATVVLVAAGGGRSPASDLAGRLWARIQPGSAPVAPSPPAASAAP, from the coding sequence GTGGTCGACTCTCCGGCGCCCCTGGTACGGCGGGTACTGCACGCGATCACCGGGCGGCGTGGCCGACGCCGCCGCCCGGTCGGCCGGTACATCCGGTGGTTCCGCCGCGCGCTGGCCGGTTTCTCCGCCGTGGTACTGGCCGCGGGCCTGGTCCTGGTCGGGTGGGCGATCAGCCTGCCGCTGCCGGCCGACCCCGCCCAGCCGCAACAGTCGGTGCTGTACTACTCCGACGGCCGTACCGTGCTCGCGCGGGTCGGCGTCGTCGACCGCATCGCCGTACCGCTGAGCCGGGTGCCGGTGCCGGTGCGGCGGGCCGTCCTGGCCGCCGAGGACCGGTCGTTCTACACGCACGGCGCGGTGTCCGGGCGGGGCATCGGGCGGGCGCTGTGGTCGGACGTGACCGGCGACGGGGTCGAGGGCGCGTCGACGATCACCCAGCAGTACGTGCGCAACGCGTACCTGACGCTGGACCGCACGGTGTCCCGGAAGGTGCGCGAGATCGTGCTCGCCGAGAAGCTGGAACGCCGGTACAGCAAGGACCAGATCCTCGGCCGGTACCTGAACACCATCTACTTCGGCCGCGGCGCGTACGGGATCGACGCGGCGGCCCGGGCGTACTTCGGGGTGCCGGTGGACGAGCTGGACACCGCGCAGGGAATGGTCCTCGCCACGGTCATCAAGGACCCGACGAACTTCGACCCGGCGGTCGATCCGGCCGGCGCCCGCAACCGCTGGCGGTACGTGCGGGCCGGGATGGTGTCGCAGCACTGGCTCGGCGTGAACGAGGCGGCGCGGCTGCGGTTCCCGGCCACGACGGCGCCGGCCGGGACCGGCCCGGTCGGGCCGGCCGGGCTGATCGCGCAGCAGGTCGAGTGGGAGCTGGAGCGCCACGGCATCACCGCCCAGCAGCTGCGTACCGGCGGGCTGCGCGTGGTGACCACGATCGACCGGGCCACCCAGCAGCGCACCGAAACCGCCGTACGGCAGGAGGCACCCGCCGGACTCGCGGTCGCGGTGGTGTCGGTCGACCCGCGCACCGGCGGGATCCGCGCCTACCACGGCAACGCGAAGGGCTTCGGCTACTTCGACCACGCCGACGCGCCGGCCACGCCCGGTGCTGCGTTCACCCCGCTCGTCCTGGCCAGCGCGTTCCAGCACGGCCTGGACCGAGATCGGTTGTGGGACGGGAGATCCCCGCAGCAGTTCCCGGACCGCAACGGCGTACCGCTGTACAACCCGGGCAACGCGCAGTGTCCCCGGTGCACCATCGACGACGCGGTCGCCCACTCGTACGGCACGGTGCTCTACCGGGTGGCGCAGGCCACCGACCCGGTACGGATCGTGCACGACGTGCGCGCCGCCGGCGTCGCCGCGAGCTACGCCGGGCGGCCCAGCCTGGTGGACGGCCCGGACGATCCGCAGCCGGCGTTGACCCGGCCGGCCATCGCGCTCGGCGAGTACCCGGTCAGCCCGGCCGACCTGGCCAGCGGGTACGCCACTCTCGGCAACGACGGCCGGGCGCTGGCCCGGCACGTCGTCGACTCGGTCCGATCGTCCGCGGGCGGCACGCTGTACCGGGCGGCGCCGGCCGGCCGGCGCGCGTTCACCGCGGCGGCGGTCCAGCAGACCCGGGACGTCACCGGCCGGTACCCGACGACGCTGGCGAACGGCCAGGCCCCCGAGCGGGTGCTGTACCGCACCAGCGTTCAGCAGCAGGGGAAGCGGGTCCGCTCGGGCTGGGCCGCGGGTGTCGACCGGGGCCAGGCCACCGTGGTGCTGGTGGCCGCCGGAGGCGGCCGGTCGCCGGCATCGGACCTGGCCGGCCGGCTCTGGGCTCGCATCCAACCCGGGTCGGCACCGGTTGCGCCGTCGCCTCCCGCGGCATCGGCGGCGCCGTGA
- the dacB gene encoding D-alanyl-D-alanine carboxypeptidase/D-alanyl-D-alanine endopeptidase, which yields MIGRHRQRRRAPVLGAPGLGAVGLGAVGLGVVGLGAVGLVVVLAAALLALGGIPPAAGPDAPTGSVSVRSAAPSRPSTDPGPVLPALTGGRPPSGAGLVRRLGPVLADHRLGTAVGMSVVDVTTGDTLYSASTGARVPASTAKLATAAAALTVLGAGHRFRTTAVAGAGPGDVVLVGGGDPTLSVSVAGSYRGAAELTDLAAQVRRRLGHRPRRVLVDATLFTGADRAPGWDPDVRVNGDAAPITALMVDGGRTAPRYDRNRSRAPDLAAGTKFAQLLGLPASAVVRGRAAHGARLLGHVSSAPLASLVERMLGTSDNVVAEALGRQVALARHEPASFAGAATAIRTVLRGLGLPVRSLRMTDASGLSRADRLDPALLTAILRLAASRSRPELSSVYTGLPVAGYSGTLADRYRHGSARRAAGVLRAKTGALTGVQGLAGLVVDVDHRLLAFAVLANGGPDGAAATTAIDAVAATLAGCGCR from the coding sequence GTGATCGGACGGCACCGCCAGCGGCGGCGGGCACCCGTGCTCGGCGCACCCGGGCTCGGCGCGGTCGGGCTCGGCGCGGTCGGGCTCGGCGTGGTCGGGCTCGGCGCGGTCGGGCTCGTCGTGGTCCTGGCCGCCGCGCTGCTCGCACTCGGCGGCATACCGCCGGCCGCCGGGCCGGACGCGCCGACCGGGTCCGTCTCGGTACGGTCCGCGGCACCGTCCCGGCCGAGTACCGATCCGGGCCCGGTACTGCCCGCCCTGACCGGCGGCCGGCCACCGAGCGGGGCCGGCCTTGTCCGCCGGCTGGGGCCGGTGCTCGCCGACCACCGGCTCGGTACCGCGGTCGGCATGTCCGTGGTGGACGTGACCACCGGCGACACGCTCTACTCCGCCAGCACCGGTGCCCGGGTACCGGCGTCGACGGCGAAGCTGGCCACGGCGGCCGCGGCGTTGACCGTTCTCGGCGCCGGCCACCGGTTCCGGACGACGGCGGTGGCCGGCGCCGGGCCGGGTGACGTGGTCCTCGTCGGCGGTGGGGACCCGACCCTGTCGGTGTCGGTCGCGGGCAGCTATCGGGGTGCCGCCGAACTCACCGACCTCGCCGCGCAGGTACGCCGCCGGCTCGGTCACCGGCCGCGCCGGGTGCTGGTGGACGCGACGCTGTTCACCGGGGCCGACCGAGCGCCGGGTTGGGACCCGGACGTGCGGGTGAACGGGGACGCGGCGCCCATCACCGCGCTGATGGTCGACGGCGGGCGCACCGCACCGCGGTACGACCGCAACCGGTCCCGGGCGCCGGACCTCGCCGCCGGTACGAAGTTCGCCCAGCTGCTCGGGCTGCCGGCGAGCGCCGTGGTCCGCGGGCGGGCGGCGCACGGTGCCCGGTTGCTCGGCCACGTCTCGTCCGCGCCGCTGGCGTCGCTGGTCGAGCGGATGCTCGGTACCAGCGACAACGTGGTTGCCGAAGCGCTCGGCCGGCAGGTGGCGCTCGCCCGGCACGAACCGGCCAGTTTCGCCGGCGCGGCGACCGCGATCCGTACCGTGCTGCGCGGGCTCGGGCTGCCGGTCCGCAGCCTGCGGATGACGGATGCGAGCGGGCTGTCCCGGGCCGACCGGCTCGACCCCGCGCTGCTCACCGCGATCCTCCGCCTCGCGGCCAGCCGCTCGCGGCCGGAACTGTCCAGTGTGTACACCGGTCTCCCGGTCGCCGGATACTCCGGCACCCTGGCCGACCGGTACCGGCACGGCTCCGCGCGCCGGGCCGCCGGCGTGCTGCGCGCGAAGACCGGCGCGCTGACCGGGGTGCAGGGGCTGGCCGGGCTGGTCGTGGACGTCGACCACCGGCTGCTCGCGTTCGCCGTGCTCGCGAACGGTGGCCCGGACGGTGCGGCGGCGACGACCGCGATCGACGCGGTGGCCGCCACCTTGGCCGGTTGCGGCTGCCGCTGA
- a CDS encoding SPFH domain-containing protein → MTTPILIGIAGIVVLVVLIVILVLSRIKVAGSNEAFIVTGRKGKSTLGADGRRLTDLSGQKVVMGASVFVVPVVQRLQILDLSSRRIPVTVTGAINKQGITCNLDAVAIVKVGGTEDAIRAAAQRFLDQQDEIEGFTGEVLAGALRSIVGRLTIEEIIRDRAAFASEVAEEAENSLTNQGLVLDTFQLQDIRTDGDYLKNLGRPEAARAVKEAAIAEATARQSAEQERLRAEEVIAESERNLALKRAGIQAEIDAATQKSEAAGPLAKAERDQAILAEQQKVAQRNAELKERQLDTEVRKPADAARYKVEQEAEAAKNAAILKAEAEKNAAILRAEAQRRATVEAAHADAEQARLTGEGDLAQRTALAQAVQREGEGEAAAVLARGQAEAEAMRLKAEAFNKYGEAAVLEMLVKMLPEVVEAAAKPMAGIDKMTVISTDGASAVTKNVAATVAQGLQLGTDLTGVDFSALLARIAGGSNGNGAKPERTDLVPTVDAD, encoded by the coding sequence ATGACGACTCCCATCCTGATCGGGATCGCCGGCATCGTGGTGCTGGTGGTCCTGATCGTCATCCTGGTGCTGTCCAGGATCAAGGTCGCCGGATCGAACGAGGCGTTCATCGTCACCGGCCGGAAGGGCAAGTCGACGCTCGGCGCGGACGGCCGCCGGCTCACCGACCTGTCCGGTCAGAAGGTCGTGATGGGTGCCTCGGTGTTCGTGGTGCCCGTCGTGCAGCGGCTGCAGATCCTCGACCTGTCCAGCCGGCGGATCCCGGTCACGGTCACCGGGGCGATCAACAAGCAGGGCATCACCTGCAACCTGGACGCGGTTGCGATCGTCAAGGTCGGCGGCACCGAGGACGCGATCCGCGCCGCCGCCCAGCGATTCCTGGACCAGCAGGACGAGATCGAGGGCTTCACCGGCGAGGTCCTCGCCGGTGCGCTGCGGTCCATCGTCGGCCGGCTGACCATCGAGGAGATCATCCGCGACCGCGCCGCGTTCGCCTCCGAGGTCGCGGAGGAGGCGGAGAACTCGCTGACCAACCAGGGCCTGGTGCTGGACACCTTCCAGTTGCAGGACATCCGCACCGACGGCGACTACCTGAAGAACCTGGGTCGTCCGGAGGCCGCCCGAGCGGTCAAGGAGGCGGCGATCGCCGAGGCCACCGCGCGCCAGTCCGCCGAGCAGGAGCGGCTGCGCGCCGAGGAGGTCATCGCCGAGTCGGAGCGGAACCTGGCGCTGAAGAGGGCCGGCATCCAGGCCGAGATCGACGCCGCCACGCAGAAGTCCGAGGCGGCCGGCCCGCTGGCCAAGGCCGAGCGGGACCAGGCGATCCTCGCCGAGCAGCAGAAGGTCGCGCAGCGCAACGCCGAGCTGAAGGAGCGTCAGCTCGACACCGAGGTGCGCAAGCCGGCCGACGCCGCCCGGTACAAGGTGGAGCAGGAGGCGGAGGCCGCCAAGAACGCCGCGATCCTGAAGGCGGAGGCGGAGAAGAACGCCGCCATCCTGCGCGCCGAGGCGCAGCGCAGGGCAACGGTCGAGGCCGCGCACGCCGACGCCGAGCAGGCGCGCCTGACCGGTGAGGGCGACCTGGCCCAGCGCACCGCGCTCGCCCAGGCGGTGCAGCGCGAGGGCGAGGGCGAGGCGGCCGCCGTGCTGGCCCGCGGTCAGGCCGAGGCCGAGGCCATGCGGCTCAAGGCCGAGGCGTTCAACAAGTACGGCGAGGCCGCCGTGCTGGAGATGCTGGTGAAGATGCTGCCCGAGGTGGTCGAGGCGGCGGCCAAGCCGATGGCCGGCATCGACAAGATGACGGTGATCTCCACCGACGGCGCGAGCGCGGTGACCAAGAACGTCGCCGCCACCGTCGCGCAGGGCCTGCAACTGGGTACCGACCTGACCGGGGTCGACTTCTCCGCGCTGCTGGCCCGCATCGCCGGCGGCAGCAACGGCAACGGCGCCAAGCCGGAGCGCACCGACCTGGTGCCGACCGTCGACGCCGACTGA
- a CDS encoding multicopper oxidase family protein, protein MNRRRVLGLFGAAGAAVAAGGTLAGCGDTTETAGIVLPSSAPLPPRFRVPLPIPAVKKPARTVHGVDEYEVTQKIGSAEILPGKTTKVWGFDGTFPGPTFEARAGHELRVKVRNELPQPTSTHLHGGVTPPDSDGYPTDLVVPVGDSFDTHMRHSGDMPMTVRPQDWTLHKGTKEYRYPLGQRAATLWYHDHRMDFSAPQVWRGLAGMFVVRDDEDDALPLPKGERDIPLLICDRAFTADGSFAYPSIDPSLTMTPGVQKKYMQGVQGDVILVNGAPWPELEVAPVRYRFRILNASNARRYQLALDDGRHLVQVGSDQGLLARPRTQSSIVLAPAERFDVVVDFSAYRPGSTVTLVNRLGSGATGQVMRFRIGNRASDDSHVPARLSDVETLKRSQARVTRQFDFRLSGKGWTINKQFFSPSTVLARPALNSVELWRFTSDFHHPVHTHLAHFQVLTRDGRSPGANDHGWKDVVDLRPYEVVEVLVRFTGFRGRYMLHCHNLEHEDMAMMANFQVV, encoded by the coding sequence ATGAACCGCCGCCGGGTACTGGGACTGTTCGGCGCGGCCGGCGCCGCGGTGGCGGCCGGCGGGACGCTCGCCGGCTGCGGCGACACCACCGAGACCGCCGGCATCGTACTGCCGTCGTCCGCGCCGCTCCCGCCGCGGTTCCGGGTGCCGCTGCCGATCCCGGCGGTGAAGAAGCCGGCCCGCACGGTGCACGGCGTGGACGAGTACGAGGTGACGCAGAAGATCGGCAGTGCCGAGATCCTGCCCGGGAAGACGACGAAGGTGTGGGGCTTCGACGGGACGTTCCCGGGGCCGACGTTCGAGGCGCGCGCCGGGCACGAGCTGCGGGTGAAGGTACGCAACGAGCTGCCGCAGCCGACGTCGACGCACCTGCACGGCGGGGTCACGCCGCCGGACTCGGACGGGTACCCGACCGATCTGGTGGTGCCGGTCGGCGACAGCTTCGACACGCACATGCGGCACTCGGGCGACATGCCGATGACGGTGCGGCCGCAGGACTGGACGCTGCACAAGGGCACCAAGGAGTACCGCTACCCGCTGGGGCAGCGGGCCGCGACGCTGTGGTACCACGACCACCGGATGGACTTCTCCGCGCCGCAGGTGTGGCGCGGGCTGGCCGGCATGTTCGTGGTGCGCGACGACGAGGACGACGCGCTGCCGCTGCCCAAGGGCGAGCGCGACATCCCGCTGCTGATCTGCGACCGGGCGTTCACCGCGGACGGCTCGTTCGCCTACCCGTCGATCGACCCGTCGCTGACCATGACGCCCGGCGTGCAGAAGAAGTACATGCAGGGCGTGCAGGGCGACGTGATCCTGGTCAACGGTGCGCCGTGGCCGGAGCTCGAGGTCGCGCCGGTGCGCTACCGGTTCCGGATCCTCAACGCCTCCAACGCCCGGCGCTACCAGCTGGCCCTGGACGACGGCCGCCACCTGGTGCAGGTCGGCAGCGACCAGGGGCTGCTGGCCCGGCCGCGCACGCAGTCCAGCATCGTGCTGGCGCCGGCGGAGCGGTTCGACGTGGTCGTCGACTTCTCCGCGTACCGGCCGGGCAGCACGGTGACGCTGGTGAACCGGCTGGGCAGCGGCGCCACCGGGCAGGTGATGCGGTTCCGGATCGGCAACCGGGCCAGCGACGACTCGCACGTACCGGCTCGACTGTCCGATGTGGAGACACTGAAGCGGTCGCAGGCCAGGGTGACCCGGCAGTTCGACTTCCGCCTCAGCGGCAAGGGCTGGACCATCAACAAGCAGTTCTTCAGCCCGTCGACGGTGCTCGCCCGGCCAGCCCTCAACTCGGTCGAGCTGTGGCGCTTCACCAGCGACTTCCATCATCCGGTGCACACCCACCTGGCGCACTTCCAGGTACTGACCCGGGACGGCCGTTCGCCCGGCGCCAACGACCACGGGTGGAAGGACGTCGTCGACCTCCGCCCGTACGAGGTGGTCGAGGTGCTGGTGCGCTTCACCGGCTTCCGGGGCCGGTACATGCTGCACTGCCACAACCTGGAGCACGAGGACATGGCCATGATGGCCAACTTCCAGGTGGTCTGA
- a CDS encoding MFS transporter — MPSERNLRVLLAGRRFRRLLVARLTSQFSDGLFSGALAGSILFNPNQHTDPVAIATGFAVLLLPYSILGPFVGVFLDRWLRRNVISYANVLRCALALPAAALLFTGHPNALFILFALLVIGINRFILAGHSAAMPHVVDGPRLITANAVSPTLGTVCNSLALGVSALVQVLVGGGTAGYGLLAAAAAAGYLVAGVLAGLYFHGRELGPDASAPVGGSIPAELYAVLRGMIAGARHLVGHADSTAVLTAQSAYRILYGVLTVAALLLYRNYFPTAGGDLPAPGDYAQSVVGLAAVVIAGGAGSFLGAAITPPAARRFGDRNWVTLLLAGAGLVVVVLGSPFQQVLLVIAVFAINIASQGTKIVVDTTLQAESADEFRGRVFSVNDTTYNICYVLGLFLGAVLLPPDGHSLTAVLVVGVGYAVVGFGHRLVARLYPVHSGVS; from the coding sequence GTGCCGAGTGAGCGGAACCTGCGCGTCCTGTTGGCCGGTCGGCGGTTCCGGCGGCTCCTGGTCGCCCGGCTGACCAGCCAGTTCTCCGACGGCCTGTTCTCCGGCGCGCTGGCCGGCAGCATCCTGTTCAATCCCAACCAGCACACCGACCCGGTGGCGATCGCGACCGGATTCGCCGTACTGCTGCTGCCGTACTCGATCCTCGGCCCGTTCGTCGGGGTCTTCCTGGACCGGTGGCTGCGCCGCAACGTGATCAGCTACGCGAACGTGCTGCGCTGCGCGCTGGCGCTGCCGGCCGCGGCGCTGCTGTTCACCGGGCACCCGAATGCGTTGTTCATCCTGTTCGCGCTGTTGGTGATCGGGATCAACCGGTTCATCCTCGCGGGCCACTCGGCGGCGATGCCGCACGTCGTCGACGGCCCGCGGCTGATCACCGCGAACGCCGTGTCGCCGACCCTCGGTACGGTCTGCAACTCGCTCGCGCTCGGCGTCTCGGCGCTCGTGCAGGTGCTCGTCGGCGGTGGCACCGCCGGGTACGGGCTGCTCGCCGCCGCGGCCGCGGCCGGCTACCTGGTCGCCGGCGTGCTCGCCGGGTTGTACTTCCACGGCCGGGAACTCGGCCCGGACGCCTCGGCGCCGGTCGGCGGTTCCATCCCGGCCGAGCTGTACGCGGTGCTGCGCGGCATGATCGCCGGCGCCCGGCACCTGGTCGGCCACGCCGACTCCACCGCCGTGCTGACCGCGCAGTCCGCCTACCGCATCCTGTACGGGGTGCTCACGGTCGCCGCACTCCTGTTGTACCGCAACTACTTCCCGACCGCCGGCGGAGACCTTCCCGCGCCGGGCGACTACGCGCAGTCGGTCGTCGGGCTGGCCGCGGTGGTGATCGCCGGCGGCGCCGGCTCGTTCCTCGGCGCGGCGATCACGCCGCCCGCGGCCCGCCGCTTCGGCGACCGCAACTGGGTCACCCTGCTGCTGGCCGGCGCCGGGCTGGTGGTCGTGGTGCTCGGCTCGCCGTTCCAGCAGGTGCTGCTGGTGATCGCGGTCTTCGCGATCAACATCGCCTCCCAGGGCACCAAGATCGTGGTGGACACGACGCTGCAGGCCGAGAGCGCCGACGAGTTCCGCGGCCGGGTGTTCAGCGTCAACGACACCACCTACAACATCTGCTACGTGCTGGGGCTGTTCCTCGGCGCGGTGCTGCTGCCGCCGGACGGCCACTCGCTGACCGCGGTACTCGTCGTCGGGGTCGGCTACGCGGTCGTCGGCTTCGGCCACCGCCTGGTGGCGCGGCTCTATCCTGTCCACAGTGGAGTGTCATGA
- a CDS encoding cyclase family protein: MGFVELSHPITDGMVTYPGLPGPVIREHTSRAASTANLAEGVSFAIHAIDLVANTGTYLDTPYHYHADGADLAALAPERLVDVPITVIRAVDVPSVGAALLGDPGRLWGQAVLIETGWSRHWGTPAYLTGSPYLTGEAARVLIDANVALVGVDALNVDDVTDRARPVHNGLLGAGIPIVEHLTNLAALPDHGARLTAVPPPVHGMGTFPIRALARL, translated from the coding sequence GTGGGTTTCGTCGAGCTGTCCCACCCGATCACCGACGGCATGGTCACCTACCCGGGGCTGCCGGGCCCGGTGATCCGGGAACACACCAGCCGCGCGGCGAGCACGGCGAACCTCGCCGAGGGCGTGTCGTTCGCCATCCACGCCATCGACCTCGTGGCGAACACCGGCACGTACCTGGATACGCCGTACCACTACCACGCGGACGGCGCCGACCTCGCCGCGCTGGCACCGGAACGGCTCGTCGACGTGCCGATCACGGTGATCCGCGCGGTCGACGTCCCGAGCGTCGGGGCCGCCCTGCTCGGCGACCCGGGCCGGCTGTGGGGACAGGCGGTGCTGATCGAGACCGGCTGGTCCCGGCACTGGGGCACGCCCGCCTACCTGACCGGAAGCCCCTACCTGACCGGCGAAGCGGCGCGGGTACTCATCGACGCGAACGTCGCGCTGGTCGGTGTCGACGCGCTCAACGTCGACGACGTCACCGACCGGGCCCGACCCGTCCACAATGGACTGCTGGGGGCCGGCATCCCGATCGTCGAGCACCTCACCAACCTCGCCGCGCTGCCGGACCACGGAGCCCGGCTCACCGCCGTACCCCCGCCGGTGCACGGCATGGGCACGTTCCCCATCCGCGCCCTCGCCCGCCTCTGA
- a CDS encoding CCA tRNA nucleotidyltransferase, translating into MSISRREPSEQQRRAAAELITVPPVADELGQRFAAAGHELYLVGGSVRDALLRRPGALLSAGVDPADAREQDLDFATSAHPEQTLELLTGWAEATWTTGIAFGTIGAQRRGLRIEITTYRAEAYDRVSRNPIVRYGTNLDDDLARRDFTVNAMAFSVPGHEFVDPYGGLVDLAGKTLRTPGAPADSFADDPLRMLRAARFAAQLRFDVDPAVRQAIVEMAADLGRITAERIRDELTKLLIGADPVAGLRLLVDTGLAEVFLPELPALRMQIDEHAQHKDVYEHTLTVVNNAVRLEGPDGPDFILRMAALMHDIGKPATKAIGADGGVSFHHHEVVGARMTRHRMKALKFSKDTITQVSRLVALHLRFYGYGRGEWTDSAVRRYVTDAAELLPRLHKLVRSDCTTRNRRKAAGLARDYQALEDRIDRIQAEEDLARVRPDLDGNAIMKLLDIPPGPAVGAAWKYLKELRLERGPLPPDEAEAELFRWARDQGIIA; encoded by the coding sequence ATGAGCATTTCTCGCCGGGAGCCGTCCGAGCAGCAGCGCCGGGCCGCGGCCGAGCTGATCACCGTGCCGCCGGTCGCGGACGAACTGGGGCAGCGGTTCGCCGCCGCCGGGCACGAGCTCTACCTGGTCGGCGGCTCGGTCCGGGACGCGTTGCTGCGCCGCCCGGGCGCCCTGCTGTCGGCCGGCGTCGACCCGGCCGACGCGCGCGAGCAGGACCTCGACTTCGCCACCAGCGCCCACCCGGAGCAGACGCTGGAGCTGCTGACCGGCTGGGCCGAGGCGACCTGGACGACCGGGATCGCGTTCGGCACCATCGGCGCGCAGCGCCGGGGCCTGCGGATCGAGATCACCACCTACCGGGCCGAGGCGTACGACCGGGTCAGCCGCAACCCGATCGTGCGGTACGGCACCAACCTCGACGACGACCTGGCCCGGCGCGACTTCACCGTCAACGCGATGGCGTTCTCGGTGCCCGGACACGAGTTCGTCGACCCGTACGGTGGGCTCGTCGACCTGGCCGGCAAGACGCTGCGCACGCCCGGCGCGCCGGCCGACTCGTTCGCCGACGACCCGCTGCGGATGCTGCGGGCGGCGCGGTTCGCCGCGCAGCTGCGGTTCGACGTCGACCCGGCGGTACGGCAGGCGATCGTCGAAATGGCCGCCGACCTCGGCCGGATCACCGCCGAACGGATCCGGGACGAGCTGACCAAGCTGCTGATCGGCGCCGACCCGGTGGCCGGGTTGCGGCTGCTGGTCGACACCGGGCTGGCCGAGGTCTTCCTGCCCGAGCTGCCGGCGTTGCGGATGCAGATCGACGAGCACGCCCAGCACAAGGACGTCTACGAGCACACGCTCACCGTGGTGAACAACGCGGTACGGCTGGAGGGGCCGGACGGTCCGGACTTCATCCTGCGGATGGCCGCGCTGATGCACGACATCGGCAAGCCCGCGACCAAGGCGATCGGTGCCGACGGCGGCGTCTCGTTCCACCACCACGAGGTGGTCGGGGCGCGGATGACCCGGCACCGGATGAAGGCCCTCAAGTTCTCCAAGGACACCATCACCCAGGTGTCCCGGCTGGTCGCGCTGCACCTGAGGTTCTACGGCTACGGGCGGGGCGAGTGGACCGACTCGGCGGTCCGCCGCTACGTCACGGACGCCGCCGAGCTGCTGCCCCGGCTGCACAAGCTGGTGCGGTCCGACTGCACCACCCGGAACCGGCGGAAGGCCGCCGGGCTGGCCCGCGACTACCAGGCGCTGGAGGATCGGATCGACCGCATCCAGGCCGAGGAGGACCTCGCCCGGGTACGGCCCGACCTGGACGGCAACGCGATCATGAAGCTGCTCGACATCCCGCCGGGTCCGGCGGTCGGCGCCGCCTGGAAGTACCTGAAGGAGCTGCGGCTGGAACGCGGCCCGCTACCGCCGGACGAGGCGGAGGCCGAGCTGTTCCGCTGGGCGCGCGACCAGGGCATCATCGCGTAA